The nucleotide window ATAACAAGAATACCATGCCCCGTGTCCGCAGACAGGCGGGCGCCGGCAGGCAGGAAGTGTCGGCATGACCAATCTATAGATTCCCAATCAAGTTGGGAATGACGCGGACGGTGTTGGGAATGACGGCGGACGGTGTTGGGAATGACGGCGGACGGTGTTGGGAATGACGCGGGCAGTGTGAGAATGACATCACTATAACATCCGCCTAAGGCGGACAAAAGGCCGGACAGTAGTGAATATTCATCTAATCCGAATTAATAAATATCGAACCGCTAAATTTTATATGTCAGCCACCGTCCCCGCTGGTAATATATAAAGAACAACATGGATGTTAGCAAGCCTGCCCCGGTAATAGTCCACCAGATAGCATTTTGTGAATAGCCAAGATGAACGGTTAAAATATAAACAGGAATTATTTCTAACCCCCAGGCATGAATAATATTTAATACCATCGACGGCATATTAAAACCAACGCCAAGATGAATCTGTCCAACCATTAAAAAGAGCCCAATAAAAGGGAATCCTAAAGCGAGTATTTTAAGCATTTCGCTTCCCAGAGATATTGTTTGGGGATTATCAAAAAACAGGCTGATTATATTGGCTGAAAAAGTAAAAACTGCTAAGCCTAACGTCAACATAATAACAACGCTTAAAAGAATAGCTTGGTCGCCAATTTTTTTAGCGCGTTCATATTTTTCGCCGCCGAGATTATGACCTATCAATGCCGATAAGCCCAGACCTATTCCCACCAGGATAGAGATGCCAAATGCCGACACCTGGTTGCCAACTCCATAAGCGGCTACTACCGATGCGCCGAATGGGGCGACCATCTTTACGATTATCAATCTGGCGCTGGAAAATGACAGGTCGCCAAACCAGGCTGGTATGCCAATTTTGAGCATTTTCCACATCGAAACGATTGAAATGCTCTCCTTACCTTTAAAATGAAGTTTTACATTAGTGAAATCACCGTAGAACAATACTATACCAAGCGCAAATGTCAATACATAGCTAATAATAGAGGCAATAGCTGCACCCTTTATACCTAAAGCCGGAAAACCAAAGTACCCAAACATAAAAATAGGGTCGAGCAGCATGTTTAAAATATTTGACCCAAGCATTAAATATAAAGCCATCTGAGGATTGGCAACACCGCGCATGCCGGTAAAAATCGAATAAGTGGCATACATAACCGGCATACCCAGAAATATAATCTGGCCATATTGGATTCCCATCTCAAGGACTCTTCCCTCGGCGCCGATAAGCGCCAATATATCGCCTGCAAAAATATAACCAATAATGCCGAATATTAGGCCAAAGAACAACTTCAGAACTATAGCTTCTTTAATAGCCTTTTCGGTTAGGTCATAAGTCTTTTCGCCATACCGGCGGGATATAATTGCTACTGAGCCAGGTCCGACAAGTTGATTGAAAGAAAAAAATACCCAAATAATGCTGCCTAAAAATGTTATCGCCGCCACTCCGGTTTCTTTCTCCGGAAGTCTCGATACCCACCAAGTATCGGCAAAATGGTAAATATGATGGGATAAGAAACCGACCATCGAGGGCAAGCCCATTTTCAAAATCGAGCCAAAGATGGAACCTTCGGTATAATCTGTGCGCTGTTTGGTATCCGGGCTGGTATGATTATCCATACTATTTCAATAAATGCTCCATGAAATAAACATATGACCGAGCGTACGAATCGATTACCTGCCGTTTGGAGGTGCCCCAGTGGCCGGTTGATACCTCCTCGAAATAGTTAACATTTTTCCCCAATGCCGAAAGCAAACAACTCCACCGTCTGGGACCGCCGGCAAATACTCTGGGGTCGTTGAAACCGGCTGTTATCAGCATCGGTTTGCTGACATTATCAGCCTTGAAAATCGGCGATAAATCATGCGTCAACTCGCTTCCGATTGGCCCGTATTCGCGTTCCCAACCGGCAAGGAAAGTAACATCTCCATGAGAGTTGCTGTAATCCATATCAGCCTCACCCACCTCGCTTATAGCGCAGGCGAATTTTTCCGGGGCGGTTACTGCCAGATAGTTGACCACATAACCGCCATAAGAAGCGCCCCAAATACCGATATTATCTGGATTCGAATAACCCGCCTCAACTAAGTAATCGAGAGCGGCTATACAATCATCTAAGGCATTATAACGCCCCTCAAGGTTGTCGGCGGCTTCCCATTGGGAACCATAACCGGTTGAGCCTCTAACATTGGGAAACATCATAATAAAACCGTTGGTTAAAGCGAAAGCTATATTCCTCTGGAAATAGGGACGACTCTGACCGGGCGGACCGCCGTGATATTCCACTATGGCAGGGTTTAAGCCATCCTTTTTGGTGCCGGATGGCAAATACAATAATGATGGTATCATGGCGCCATTTTTTGATGGATACTGGATTGCCTTAACCTCTATTTCAGAAAAATCAAAACCGAATGTAGAAACAGCTGCCACAGTTTCCAGACTATCCGCCCCTAAATAGGAATAATAAATAGTCGGTGATTTATTTGGAGAACTGTAACCGAACAAAATGTTTCCCTTGTCATTAGCGCCAAACTCAGAGACTACTCCAATCTCAGTTGGGGGGAAATTAATTTTATTGCCGAAAATATCTATAGCGGCAACCTGCGAGTAGCCATTGCTGTTCAAAATCAATATGCCGGTAGATATCGATCTAATATATTTAAACTCATCAATAGTCATTTTAGGGTTATACAATATTTTTAACCTGTCGGGCTTATTAATATCGATACAAACAAGCTTGTTATACTCATTATCTTTCGATAGTTCATTGGTGATTGTAACTACTCGGTCATCGCCGGTAAAAAATGAGTATTCATACTGGCCCTTTTTAGATATATTTTTTATTTCAAGAGATAATTCATCAACTATAAAAATTTGACTTTCGGAAAACGAAAACCAGCGTTCGCATAATATCAAGCCATCCTGATAATCGCAAATATCAACCCATTCATTCTCAGAATAAAGCGAATCGAGAGAGCCTGTGGGAATAGAATATTTACATAAGACACGGTTGGTATCGCTGGCAACTATCAAAAAGAATTCATCTCTATTTTTGAAAACGACATTAGTATATTCAATTTCCGGGCTTACTAAAAGCGGCTCGAAACTGCCATTACGGTTAAATTTGAATATATCGTGCTTTTCACTGCCGTATTTCATAGCCCCGACCAAAATATAATCGCCAGAGGGGTGCACATGATAATAATAGATAGTATAACCCTCATCAGCCCAGTTATTAGGTGTTACCTGCACCGGCCAGCCCATAGGTGAATCCAAGTAAAAAATATGTTCTATCTCACCGGTCAACCTCATGAGGAAATACATCCGGCCGGTATTGTCTATTTGCGGCGAGGAAATATAGTCGATTCCCATAAGGAACGACAGGTCGTTATATGTCTTATCCCAGTAGGCGGAATTTTGCAGTTTGTCGTTCGTAACTTTATTACAGCTATCAATATAAGCCATAATTTTAGCGGTATCGGATATAACCCATTTATCGATTTCGCTAAGAATCATTTCGGGCTCAGCGGAATAGCAAACCGCCGCCAATAAGATGACGGCAATTGCCATATAATTGTAAAGCCTTCTCATATTTTCTCCAACTTTCAAGTAATTTTAATTGTAGGATAAATCATAATTATTATACACATTAGGAATTAACCTAAATGAGGATGTTTTTGCAATTACTTTTATTTTTATACTGGATTTTGCAGCCATGCCCGCCGGCAGGCAGATTGGAATTTTATCATAGCAGTGATTATCATATAAGAGATTGTTGTGAATCGATATCATTACACATTAGGAAAAAAATAACCTCATGGAAAAGGGAGATATCAGATAATTATCTTAATATTTTTACAACCGTCAACACACCCCTAAATCCCCCGTCACTGGCGGGGGATTTTTTGCAGCGGCGCAATATTTGAAAATGCTGGGAACCTAACTCCCCTCTCAAGAGGGGACTTTCAAATTGCATAATCATATGACGCGTTAACGCAGACATTTAGAGTGGTTAGTGTAAGTCCTCAAGTTTAGAGTGGTTGGTGTACGTCCTCGTGCACCAACGTTCTATTATTCCCCTCTTGGGAGGGGTCAGGGGTGTGTTCTTAATGTTAAATGCTCAACACATTTTAACTCTGGTTACTAAAAGCCGCTTAGCAACCAGGGGAATTCCGAATAATTTATTTATAGTTCTACTGCAAAATCAGGGTTTTATAAATAATGCAGGCGATAAAGCCCTCTTAGCGAAAAGTCAGGAGTCATTTGCTGCCGCAACTTGCTCTATATATATTATTTCACTTTTTAGTTATCAAACGTTGATTGATAATAAGAATATAAGGCTATGTCTTAACTTTTTCGGTTTCCGATTCCTCTATCAACCGATACTTGCAATTGGTGCAGTAAAGATGATCGCCGTGAGTTTTAGTCGATTTTTCAACCATAAAGCTATAACCGCAGGCAGGACATTGCTTGGGAACAGGCTTGGAGTTGACAGCATACTTGCAATCCGGATAACGCGAGCAGGAATAGAATATCCCTCGCCATGATGTTCTTTCAATCAATTCGCCGTCGCAGTCTTTCATCGGACATTTAACACCGGTGGAGATTTTTTCCGTAGTTTTGCATTCGGGATAATTGGAACAGGCAATAAAACGTCCAAATTTACCCTGACGGATTTCCATCTGGGCTCCGCAATTAGGGCATTTTTTATCGATTTTCTCGATTTCCCCCTCCAACGGCTTGGTATTTTTGCAATCAGGGTAGGCGCTGCAAGCTAAAAAGCGTCCGTTGCGGCCATATTTAAGTACCATTGGCGAGCCGCATTTATCGCAAATCTCGTCGGTTTTTTCAATAGTCTGCTTTTTAATATCTTTAGTATTTTTCTCAACCCGCTTGAGGTCCTCGATAAACGGCTTGTAAAAGCCATTTAAGATATCCACCCAGTTATCCTTGCCAAGCTCAATATTGTCAAGTTCATCCTCCATAGTAGCGGTGAAATCGGTATTGAAAACATCCGGGAAATTATCAACCAGAATCTTATTGACTATCTTGCCCAAGTCGGTCGGCTGAAACCGCCGTTTATCCTGCCGGACATACTTGCGAGAACTGAGAGTTGTAATAATCTGGGCATAAGTTGAGGGTCTGCCGATACCTTTTTCCTCCAGCTCTTTAACCAGACTGCCGGAGTTAAATCTCGGTGGTGGTTGAGTAAAATGCTGTTCGGGGAACAGTTCCGATAATTTCAACGACATCCCTTCCTGAAGTTTAGGGATTTTTTTCTTAATATCATCGTCATTACCGCCATTAATATATACTTTTTTAAAACCATCAAACGCTATCTCTTGATGATAAGCTTTGAATAAATACTTGCCGCCTGAGATTTCAACGGTAGTAGTTTTATATTCAGCCGGAGCCATCTGAGAGGCTAAGAAACGCGACCAGATTAGCTGGTAAAGTTTGAATTGATCTTTCGATAAATATTTTTTAACAGCCGCTATATCCCTGAAAGCTGAGGTTGGTCGTATAGCCTCATGCGCCTGCTGAGCATTTTTGCGCGCTTTATGCTTTACCGGCTTGGCTGATATATATTGTTTGCCAAATTTAGCGGTGATATATTCTTTGGCTTCTTTTTTAGCTTCATCGGCAATACGATACGAATCGGTTCGCATGTATGTAATCAGTCCAACCTGGCCTTCATCGCCAATCTCCACACCCTCATATAACTGCTGAGCAGCCATCATTGTCTTTTTATTGCCGAACCCAAGTTTGCTAAAAGCATCCTGCTGAAGAGCGCTGGTAATATATGGCGGCGGCGGTTGGCGTACTAATGAACCTTTTTTAAATGAGGATATTGTAAATGCTTGCTTTTTAATATCACCGCATGTTTTATCAGCTTTGGCCTGACTGTCTATCTCCGGTTTAGCCCCGTCAATTTTCATTAGCTTAGCGGATATTTTCTTGCTCTTATCAACAAAATCAGCATCAAAAGTCCAGTACTCTTGCGGGACAAATTTTTCAATTTCTACCTCGCGCTCACAAATCATCCTCAATGCAACAGATTGAACCCGTCCAGCGGAAAGTCCGTAGGTTATTGTTTTCCATAAAAATGGCGAAACTTTATAGCCAACTAAACGATCGAGAATGCGTCTTGCCTGCTGAGCATAAAATTTATTGATATCAATATCGCCGGCGTTTTGAATTCCCTCAAGGACTGCCTTTTTCGTAATCTCATTGAAAGTAACCCGATAAACCTTGTTTTTCATTTTGCCCAATTTGCTAGCTAAATGATAAGCAATAGCCTCACCCTCTCGATCGGGATCGGGAGCTAAATATACTTCTGATGCTTTACGGCTCTTTTTGATCAGCTCCTTCAGTAAAGCGCCTTTGCCTTTTATGCTTATATATTCAGGTTTGAAACCATTATCAACATCAACGCCAAGTTTTGATTTTGGCAAGTCAATAATATGACCATTTGTCGAGGCAAGCTCGTATCCCTTACCTAAAAATTTCTTAAGCGTTTTAGTTTTCGTGGGTGATTCTACGATTAAAAGTTTCATTAATATATCTTTCGCCCTATACTGCCATTATCCCGGAAACATTTCTTCTTCTGATGGTTTATCTTTTACGATAGAATAATTCACTTTCCCATCAGCTACTTCATTAATAGCCTCGGTAGTAACCTTTAATGGATATCGCGGCAGCGGCGCATCAGGACCTAACTGCTCATACTCTGCGACACGCTTATCATTTATTTTCCTGGCTAACCTGGAAGCTACAATTACCGCTTTATACTTGTTTTTAATTACTTTTTCCAATTTTTGCTTGATACTGTAATCCATAATGCTCCTAACATAAAATTTTATCGGCTTGTTTATTCCAAACCTAAAAGCTTAATTAAAGATTTTTTCCAATATTGTTTATCATTAAGCCGCTTTGTTTTTAATCGTTCGGTTTTAATTATCATGCTTATTTGTTCAACCGCAACGTTAAGATTATTATTAACTGTAATATAATCATACTCAGTCCAGCTTTTCAATTCCTCTGCTGCTGTTTCAATTCGTTTTTTTTGAGCTTCCGTTGTTTCTGTTAGACGTTTTTTCAATCGTCGCTTCAACTCGGTCATACTGGGAGGCATCAGAAAAACAGCAACAGCATCAGGCATTATTTTCTTAATCGATTTTCCGCCCTGAATATCAATATCTAAAAGAACTACTTTACCATAAGCAATAGTTTCCTTTAATTGCTTAATCGGCGTACCATACCAGTGGTTAAGATATTTAGCAGTCTCAATAAAATTGCCGGCTTTTTTATTTCTTGAAAAATCGTTTTCTGTCATAAAGAAATAGTCAATTCCATCTCGTTCGTTTTGTCGAGCAGGACGAGTAGTAGCTGAAACCGAGAACTGAAAATCATCATGCTTTTCGAGAAGCTTGCGGCAAATCGTTGTCTTGCCGGTTCCCGATGGTGATGATATTACAACTGCGAGGCCTGGTTTCATCATTATTTTACAATTCCTTATGAGTTGTTGCTGCTTATTAAGCTGCTAAAAATAATTTTGCTTTTACTGCGAATACCGAGCATTGTTCATTCGGTATATTTTTTATTAATATTATTAACGCCCTAACTTAAGACTTACTCAATGTTTAAAACCTGTTCGCGAAGTTTTTCCAGTTCATCCTTGATGTTTATTGCCAGCAGGGAAATCTGGTAATCTGCCGCTTTTGAGGCTATTGTATTAGCTTCTCTGTTCATCTCCTGAAGGATAAACGATAATCGCTTGCCAACTGCGCCATCCTGATTAAGCGCCTGCCGGTAGCTATCGAAATGTGAATGCAGACGCGTAATCTCCTCGGTTATATCCATTTTCTCAGTGATAATTGCCGCTTCCTGGGCAATACGCTGTTCGTCAACAGGATAATCATTTAAAACTTCCTGAATTTTCTGCTTAAGCTTTTCCCGATAGGCGCTGATATTAGCTGCAGCGATTTCCTTTATGCTATTAACATATTCAGTCAATTTATTTAGTCTATTAATAAAATCGGCATGAAGGTTTTTACCCTCAGCCAACCGCATCCGGTAAAGATGCTCTATTGCTTGACTGCACACCGGTTCAACATCAGCCCATATTTTTTCCATATCGACATCGGCGGTTTTAGCGGTAATAAGATCAGGCAGCGTGATGAAATGCTCGATGCCGATTTTTTCCGAAAGGTTGTAGCGCGCTTTCAAATCGGTTAGCACATTATGATACATATCGGCGATTTCCGTATCTAATGAAAGCCGCCCGGCCGCTTGAATTGTGTTTTCAATAACTAGCGAGAAAAATACTTTACCGCGCTTGACTTTAGCAGACAGAAGTTTTTTAATTTTTTGCTCCAGTTCCATCAAGGTCTTGGGCGTCCGTATCTGCATGTCTAAATAGCGATTGTTCACTGAGGATATTTCCACGACTATTTTGTAATCATCCAAAGCCGTCTCGGCGCAGCCATATCCTGTCATACTTGCAATCATAGTCACCTCGAATCAGCTTGGAAAATATAATAATCTCAACTAAAGTCAATATTTTCTTGACAAACTTATAAAAAATATCTCTTAATGCCAATTATGATAAGGCAAAGACTAACAACTATAGATATAAATATCCTTGCCAGAGAACTAAACAAAACACTTTCCGGTAAGACCATCATTAATATCGAGTTAAAAGCAAATAACGTCCGTTTTCAATTTCCCGATATTATTCTAAGGTATTGTATAACATCAGGTTGCGTTTATCTGATTATTGATAATAACATGCCCAAAGGTAAAAAATGGCTGGCAAACCTTAAGGGCGGGAAAATTGATAACATCAGCCAATATCAACTTGACAGGCTTATCAGATTCAGCATAACCCTGTTTGATAAGCTTGGCAAAAGAAAAGAGTACCACCTTTATTTTGAGTTTTTCCAAAATGGCAATATCCTGATGACTGACGGCGATGATATAATAATAACCAGCTTAAGAAAACCGGAGTTGTCGGGGAGCAAATACCATGCAACTAACCCGCAGGGCTTCAATATATTACATTGCAATGAAAACCACTCACTTAATAC belongs to Candidatus Zixiibacteriota bacterium and includes:
- the topA gene encoding type I DNA topoisomerase; its protein translation is MKLLIVESPTKTKTLKKFLGKGYELASTNGHIIDLPKSKLGVDVDNGFKPEYISIKGKGALLKELIKKSRKASEVYLAPDPDREGEAIAYHLASKLGKMKNKVYRVTFNEITKKAVLEGIQNAGDIDINKFYAQQARRILDRLVGYKVSPFLWKTITYGLSAGRVQSVALRMICEREVEIEKFVPQEYWTFDADFVDKSKKISAKLMKIDGAKPEIDSQAKADKTCGDIKKQAFTISSFKKGSLVRQPPPPYITSALQQDAFSKLGFGNKKTMMAAQQLYEGVEIGDEGQVGLITYMRTDSYRIADEAKKEAKEYITAKFGKQYISAKPVKHKARKNAQQAHEAIRPTSAFRDIAAVKKYLSKDQFKLYQLIWSRFLASQMAPAEYKTTTVEISGGKYLFKAYHQEIAFDGFKKVYINGGNDDDIKKKIPKLQEGMSLKLSELFPEQHFTQPPPRFNSGSLVKELEEKGIGRPSTYAQIITTLSSRKYVRQDKRRFQPTDLGKIVNKILVDNFPDVFNTDFTATMEDELDNIELGKDNWVDILNGFYKPFIEDLKRVEKNTKDIKKQTIEKTDEICDKCGSPMVLKYGRNGRFLACSAYPDCKNTKPLEGEIEKIDKKCPNCGAQMEIRQGKFGRFIACSNYPECKTTEKISTGVKCPMKDCDGELIERTSWRGIFYSCSRYPDCKYAVNSKPVPKQCPACGYSFMVEKSTKTHGDHLYCTNCKYRLIEESETEKVKT
- a CDS encoding MATE family efflux transporter, whose protein sequence is MDNHTSPDTKQRTDYTEGSIFGSILKMGLPSMVGFLSHHIYHFADTWWVSRLPEKETGVAAITFLGSIIWVFFSFNQLVGPGSVAIISRRYGEKTYDLTEKAIKEAIVLKLFFGLIFGIIGYIFAGDILALIGAEGRVLEMGIQYGQIIFLGMPVMYATYSIFTGMRGVANPQMALYLMLGSNILNMLLDPIFMFGYFGFPALGIKGAAIASIISYVLTFALGIVLFYGDFTNVKLHFKGKESISIVSMWKMLKIGIPAWFGDLSFSSARLIIVKMVAPFGASVVAAYGVGNQVSAFGISILVGIGLGLSALIGHNLGGEKYERAKKIGDQAILLSVVIMLTLGLAVFTFSANIISLFFDNPQTISLGSEMLKILALGFPFIGLFLMVGQIHLGVGFNMPSMVLNIIHAWGLEIIPVYILTVHLGYSQNAIWWTITGAGLLTSMLFFIYYQRGRWLTYKI
- a CDS encoding YicC family protein; this translates as MIASMTGYGCAETALDDYKIVVEISSVNNRYLDMQIRTPKTLMELEQKIKKLLSAKVKRGKVFFSLVIENTIQAAGRLSLDTEIADMYHNVLTDLKARYNLSEKIGIEHFITLPDLITAKTADVDMEKIWADVEPVCSQAIEHLYRMRLAEGKNLHADFINRLNKLTEYVNSIKEIAAANISAYREKLKQKIQEVLNDYPVDEQRIAQEAAIITEKMDITEEITRLHSHFDSYRQALNQDGAVGKRLSFILQEMNREANTIASKAADYQISLLAINIKDELEKLREQVLNIE
- a CDS encoding DNA-directed RNA polymerase subunit omega gives rise to the protein MDYSIKQKLEKVIKNKYKAVIVASRLARKINDKRVAEYEQLGPDAPLPRYPLKVTTEAINEVADGKVNYSIVKDKPSEEEMFPG
- a CDS encoding S9 family peptidase, with product MRRLYNYMAIAVILLAAVCYSAEPEMILSEIDKWVISDTAKIMAYIDSCNKVTNDKLQNSAYWDKTYNDLSFLMGIDYISSPQIDNTGRMYFLMRLTGEIEHIFYLDSPMGWPVQVTPNNWADEGYTIYYYHVHPSGDYILVGAMKYGSEKHDIFKFNRNGSFEPLLVSPEIEYTNVVFKNRDEFFLIVASDTNRVLCKYSIPTGSLDSLYSENEWVDICDYQDGLILCERWFSFSESQIFIVDELSLEIKNISKKGQYEYSFFTGDDRVVTITNELSKDNEYNKLVCIDINKPDRLKILYNPKMTIDEFKYIRSISTGILILNSNGYSQVAAIDIFGNKINFPPTEIGVVSEFGANDKGNILFGYSSPNKSPTIYYSYLGADSLETVAAVSTFGFDFSEIEVKAIQYPSKNGAMIPSLLYLPSGTKKDGLNPAIVEYHGGPPGQSRPYFQRNIAFALTNGFIMMFPNVRGSTGYGSQWEAADNLEGRYNALDDCIAALDYLVEAGYSNPDNIGIWGASYGGYVVNYLAVTAPEKFACAISEVGEADMDYSNSHGDVTFLAGWEREYGPIGSELTHDLSPIFKADNVSKPMLITAGFNDPRVFAGGPRRWSCLLSALGKNVNYFEEVSTGHWGTSKRQVIDSYARSYVYFMEHLLK
- the gmk gene encoding guanylate kinase, translated to MMKPGLAVVISSPSGTGKTTICRKLLEKHDDFQFSVSATTRPARQNERDGIDYFFMTENDFSRNKKAGNFIETAKYLNHWYGTPIKQLKETIAYGKVVLLDIDIQGGKSIKKIMPDAVAVFLMPPSMTELKRRLKKRLTETTEAQKKRIETAAEELKSWTEYDYITVNNNLNVAVEQISMIIKTERLKTKRLNDKQYWKKSLIKLLGLE